One genomic region from Leguminivora glycinivorella isolate SPB_JAAS2020 chromosome 8, LegGlyc_1.1, whole genome shotgun sequence encodes:
- the LOC125228710 gene encoding RNA polymerase II subunit A C-terminal domain phosphatase SSU72 — MADLFVAVVCSSNMNRSMEAHAFLAKKGFKVKSFGTGEKVKLPGASADRPNCYEFGVPYDDIYNDLLDKDKTYYTQNGLLHMLDRNRRIKPCPERFQVCNDRFDVIITCEERVYDQVIEWFGSRRSIHNQPVHVINIDIQDNHEEATIGAFLISDMVSKMAQSDDLDNDIDELLHDFEGKCHRPILNCIMFY; from the coding sequence ATGGCAGACTTATTTGTTGCTGTCGTTTGTTCTTCGAACATGAACCGTAGCATGGAAGCTCACGCATTCCTCGCTAAAAAGGGTTTCAAAGTAAAATCATTTGGCACAGGTGAAAAAGTGAAACTTCCGGGTGCATCAGCCGATCGGCCTAATTGTTACGAGTTCGGAGTTCCGTACGATGATATTTATAACGACTTGTTGGACAAGGATAAGACTTACTACACGCAGAATGGATTGCTGCACATGTTAGATAGAAATCGAAGAATCAAGCCGTGTCCAGAGAGGTTCCAGGTTTGCAACGACCGCTTTGACGTGATCATCACATGTGAAGAAAGAGTTTATGACCAAGTAATTGAATGGTTCGGGTCGAGGAGGTCCATTCACAACCAGCCAGTGCATGTGATCAACATTGATATACAGGACAACCATGAGGAAGCTACCATTGGTGCATTTCTCATCAGTGACATGGTTTCTAAGATGGCACAGAGTGATGACTTGGACAATGATATTGATGAATTATTACATGACTTTGAAGGCAAATGCCATAGACCCATATTGAATTGTATTATGTTTTATTGA
- the LOC125228750 gene encoding LOW QUALITY PROTEIN: 39S ribosomal protein L22, mitochondrial (The sequence of the model RefSeq protein was modified relative to this genomic sequence to represent the inferred CDS: inserted 1 base in 1 codon): MNTFRNLCVPGLKIXQNNSIHTSALSLAWTKSTLPKNFLAHNRKVYPPQEIGEERRPAFVCHQITNIKYSPDKLWYIACLVRGMTVDEAVKQLSFVNKKGAEYVKKAILEAQELAVTRHNVEFRSNLWIAESFSGLGNVIKGIRRHARGRLGEVRYKYSHYFVRLEEGKPPKDYYKLNPLTPQQQLDSWLEGMRKRKVTNSL, translated from the exons ATGAATACATTTAGGAATCTCTGTGTTCCAggattaaaaa ttcaaaataattCCATTCACACTTCTGCCCTATCGTTAGCATGGACGAAATCTACTTTGCCGAAGAATTTTCTGGCACACAATAGGAAAGTGTATCCCCCACAGGAAATTGGAGAGGAACGGCGCCCGGCT TTTGTTTGCCACCAAATCACCAATATAAAATACAGCCCTGACAAACTATGGTATATCGCATGTCTGGTGCGGGGCATGACTGTGGATGAAGCAGTGAAACAATTAAGTTTTGTCAACAAAAAGGGAGCAGAGTATGTCAAGAAAGCTATTCTGGAGGCACAAGAACTTGCTGTTACTAGGCACAATGTTGAATTTAGGAGTAATTTGTGGatag ccGAGTCATTTTCTGGGCTGGGGAATGTTATCAAAGGAATAAGGAGGCATGCTCGCGGCAGACTCGGTGAAGTGCGCTACAAGTACTCTCACTACTTTGTGCGTCTAGAGGAAGGCAAACCACCCAAAGATTACTACAAGTTGAACCCCCTCACACCGCAACAACAGTTGGACAGTTGGTTGGAAGGCATGAGAAAAAGAAAAGTCACAAACTCTTTATAA